GCTGGGTGGGCAGCCCGGCGGCGACCGTGGCACGCGTACCGGAGACAAGGGATCTCAGACGTCGCTCCCGCTCGTCGGGTCCTAAGTGATGCCGTCCGGTGACCGCGCTGTCCACGCAGATGCGCAGTGCGTCGACGCAGTCGGCGAGCGCTTCCGCGTGGCGCTCGGCCGGACAGTGTTCGGTGGTGAGGCTGACCGTGCAGCCATCGTCGGTGAGATGGCCGGCGATGTCGGTGAGATCGGGAGTGGGCAGCGGCTCCACCTCGTGCAGGTCCACGGTCAGCAGCCCGGCGCAGGCCAGCGCGCGCGCCGCGCGGCGGTGAACGGAATCCGCGGGCACACACGTGGGCGACGGATCGCGCTGGACCACCGGGGACCAGCGGACCCCGAGGGCCCCCGAACCGGCCAGTGCGATCGGGTCGGCCACGGGGTGCGTCGCGACCTCGCTCGCCCGCAGCATGGTGCGTCCCACCGTGATCAGCTGGTTCCGGTAGTGGGTCATACCGGTCAAGGGGTCATGTACGACGAGGCGACCGGCGCAGACGCCGACGCCGTAGACCCGGGGCGGTGTGACGGATGCGCCGCGCGACGACCGCATCGAATTACCTCCTGGCGATGAGGGAGGGGAGTCGGTATGGACCTTTGTCCATCGTGAATCGTCGTATGCAGAAAATATGCCGTGGCGGCACATTCCGTGAATCAAGCTACGGCCACACGACGGGTGGAGCTAGCTCTACCCCGGTTGACGGATATCTCATTCCTTACCCAGGAGGGGGAAGAGCCCGCGGGCGTGGTGCCGGTGACGGCTTCACCGGCCATCCTTGTAGGGGGCAATGCTCTTTTTCCAGCCATGTGCGGGGGCCGCTGGCGGAGAGCGGCGGTGAGCGGGGCGGCCGTGTGGAAGGTGCCGATCCGCTACGGGACGCGTCACTGATATGCGCCGCACCGCACACTCCCCTCAGGCACCGGGAATTGAGGATCGATTCCCGGCCAGCGCCTCCCTATTGAGGCCATGGGTGTCGGCCAAAGAAAACCGAGAACCCCCTACCCCCGGTCGGTATCGTGGCATCTGGCGATCGCTCCCGCCGGGGGCATCGGAAAGTACGGGGAGATTCGATGTTCGGACGGCACCTGTGGGCGCCCCTGCGCGGCCTTGCGCTGTTCGGGCTGGGACTCACCGCCGGCCCGATGCTGGCCGCCGTCGGCCTCGGCACGCTCTTCGGCATCCAGGCGCTCGCCCAGTGGTACCGCGATCCGCTCAATGTGTACCGCACCCTCGCGAGCCGGTGGTGCGGGGTGGACATCCCGGTGCCGTACCAGCCCCCGCCGCCGCCCCCCGAACCCGAACACGACGGCTGGTACCGCTACAAGAACCGGCTCTACCTGACCCCGAAGAAGCTCTCCTACGAACGGCGTTGGGACTGGCTGGTCAAGGACCCGGCCACCTCCCGGGACATCCTGTGGATGCTGATCAACCCCTTCGTCGGCAGCGTCACGGCGCTGCTGCCGCTCACGCTGGTCGTGGTGGGAACCACGTTCCCCTGGTCCTGGCCGGGACATCCCGGGATCACCGTCCCGATCACCGTGGCGACGGCACTGGCGGGCTTCGGCTTCGGGCCGGTCCTGCTCCATCTGCACGGCCGCTGGACCTGCCAACTGCTCGCGGCCGCAACCGACTCGGGGATACGCCGTGCGCTGATCTGGATCGGCCGCGGTGGGCTCGCCACCTGGCGGCTGGCCCTCACCGCCGGACTCGCGGTCGCCGAACTGGCCGCCGCACTCATGCATCTGCTGGCCATGGTGCCGATCCTGCTGTGGGCCTGGCCGACCGTGCTGGTCGCCGGCCGGCAGCTCACCTCCTGGCGCCGGCATCAGATCCAGGAGTGGACCGGCATCCGGATCGACCGGCCCTATCTGCCCGAACCGGCCCTGCCACCGCCCCGGCCCGACGGCACCTACCAGATCGGCCGCACGCTCCACCGCACCCCGGAGATGGCGCTGCGGTCCCTGCGGTACCGGCAGAACGCACGGGATCTGGCCACCTGGCGGGACCTGCTGTGGCTCCTGCTCGACCCCGTCGTCGGGGTGCTGCTCGCCGCGCTTCCCGTAGTGGTCACCGGGTACTGCTTCTTCGGCCTGATCTGGTCGTGGGCCTGGGCATCGCTGCTTCAGCCCTTCGTCGACTTCCACACGTTCGACCGCTGGCCCCTGATCATCCATGTCATCCCGGTCATCGGCGACTACCCGATCGCCACCGCCCCGCTGATCGGCGTGATCGGCACCCTTATCGGGAGCCTGCTCGCCATCCCGCTGCTGCGGCTGCACGGTCTGTGGAGCTGGCTCCTCCTCGGGCCGACCAAGTCGGCCCTGCTCGGCCGCCGGGTGGACCAGCTCACCGAAACCCGGACGGAGGCCCGGGAGACCCTCTCCTCCGAGCTGCGCCGGATCGAACGGGACCTGCACGACGGAGCGCAGGCGCAGTGGGTGGCCATGGGGATGAAGCTCGGCGCCATCGAGGCGCTCATCGAACGGGACCCGGCGTCCGCCAAGATGATGGTCGGGACCGCCAGGGAAGCCTCCGCGAAAGCCCTCATCGAGTTACGCCATCTGATCCGTGGCATCAATCCACCGGTGCTCGCCGAACGCGGTATCGCGGACGCCATCCGCGGACTGGCCCTGGACTCGCCGCTCTCGGTCGGTCTGCGGATCGACCTGCCCGGCCGCCCCGAGCGCCCCGTCGAGTCCGCCGCCTATTTCGCGGTGTCCGAACTGCTCACCAATGTTTCCAAACACGCCGACGCGGACCGTGTGCGCATCGACGTGCGCCACACGGCGCAGCATCTGCGGATCGCGATCACCGACAACGGGGCCGGTGGCGCCGATCCCGCGAAGGGCAGCGGGCTGCGCGGCGTCCAGCGGCGGCTCGCTACATTCGACGGAAGTCTCGCCGTGCACAGTCCACTTGGCGGTCCCACCACAGTCACTCTGGAGATTCCGTGCGTGTTGTCCTCGTAGAGGACCTCTACCTGCTGCGCGAAGGTCTGACCCATCTGCTCACCGCGCACGGCTTCGAGGTCGTCTCCGCAGTCGAGACCGGCCCGGAGCTGCTCACGGCGGTGGAGGAACACCGGCCCGATGTCGCGATCGTGGATGTCCGGCTACCGCCCACGTTCACCGATGAGGGGCTGCAGGCGGCGCACGAGGCTCGCCGGCGGATCCCCGGCCTGCCCGTCCTGGTGCTCTCCCAGCACGTCGAGCAGCTCTATGCGCGGGAACTGCTGGCCGACGGTTCCGGTGCCATCGGATATCTGCTGAAGGACCGGGTGTTCAACGCCACGCAGTTCGTGGACGCGCTGCGCCGGGTCGCCGAGGGCGGTACCGCGATGGACCCGGAGGTCATCTCCAAGCTGGTGGAGAGCAATGCCCATCAGGAGCCGCTGGGCACCCTGACCGCCCGGGAGCGGGAGGTCCTGGAGCTGATGGCCGAGGGCTGTTCCAATGCCGCGGTCTCGCACCGCCTCTACATCAGCGAAGGCGCGGTGAGCAAGCACATCGCCAGCGTCTTCACCAAGCTGAACCTCACCAACTCCAATGACACCAACCGCCGGGTGCTCGCGGTCCTCGCCTACTTGAACAGCGCGAACCTGGACTGAGAAGCCGGTCTCGACGTGGAAGCCGAGTAGCCGCGAGCCCCCGGGCCCCAGCACGCCGAAGTCCCGTGCCCGACAGGCGTGTTGCCTCCCCCGGCCGTCGTTCTGAGCCTTGTGGGTTACGGGGTT
This genomic stretch from Streptomyces nigrescens harbors:
- a CDS encoding response regulator transcription factor, which codes for MRVVLVEDLYLLREGLTHLLTAHGFEVVSAVETGPELLTAVEEHRPDVAIVDVRLPPTFTDEGLQAAHEARRRIPGLPVLVLSQHVEQLYARELLADGSGAIGYLLKDRVFNATQFVDALRRVAEGGTAMDPEVISKLVESNAHQEPLGTLTAREREVLELMAEGCSNAAVSHRLYISEGAVSKHIASVFTKLNLTNSNDTNRRVLAVLAYLNSANLD
- a CDS encoding sensor histidine kinase translates to MFGRHLWAPLRGLALFGLGLTAGPMLAAVGLGTLFGIQALAQWYRDPLNVYRTLASRWCGVDIPVPYQPPPPPPEPEHDGWYRYKNRLYLTPKKLSYERRWDWLVKDPATSRDILWMLINPFVGSVTALLPLTLVVVGTTFPWSWPGHPGITVPITVATALAGFGFGPVLLHLHGRWTCQLLAAATDSGIRRALIWIGRGGLATWRLALTAGLAVAELAAALMHLLAMVPILLWAWPTVLVAGRQLTSWRRHQIQEWTGIRIDRPYLPEPALPPPRPDGTYQIGRTLHRTPEMALRSLRYRQNARDLATWRDLLWLLLDPVVGVLLAALPVVVTGYCFFGLIWSWAWASLLQPFVDFHTFDRWPLIIHVIPVIGDYPIATAPLIGVIGTLIGSLLAIPLLRLHGLWSWLLLGPTKSALLGRRVDQLTETRTEARETLSSELRRIERDLHDGAQAQWVAMGMKLGAIEALIERDPASAKMMVGTAREASAKALIELRHLIRGINPPVLAERGIADAIRGLALDSPLSVGLRIDLPGRPERPVESAAYFAVSELLTNVSKHADADRVRIDVRHTAQHLRIAITDNGAGGADPAKGSGLRGVQRRLATFDGSLAVHSPLGGPTTVTLEIPCVLSS